In a single window of the Acidobacteriota bacterium genome:
- a CDS encoding acetyl-CoA carboxylase biotin carboxylase subunit, producing MSAPLTKVLIANRGEIAVRIIRGCREMGLKTVAVYSECDRTSQHVRHADQAYAIGPNPPRESYLCIDKIIDVARSSGADAVHPGYGFLAENPDFARACRDAGLIFIGPTPEAIDLMGSKTAARAVAIAAGVPVVPGTKEPLGPEVPEADVARIAAEVGYPILIKAVSGGGGKGMRTVTDPAELASALRAARSEALSAFGDPAVYIERRVMRPRHIEIQLLGDHHGTVVPFVERECSIQRRHQKVVEESPSLQVNPGTRASLAAAAAAVARRVGYTNAGTIEFLLDQNGEFFFLEMNTRLQVEHPITELVTLTDLVHWQLRIARGERLDLDPEQALVPHGHAIECRIYAEDPDRDFLPSPGRVTALRVPAGPGIRRDDSGAVAGADVPVYYDPLIAKLSAWAVDRPTAIARMARALGEYDVRGIKTTIPFFRWLMTDPDFQAGRFDTTFIDHALACRNGQPFQEVPPEDEHLAIVAAAVHAMTQKMSAEAPAASAVQDSHWKRHARAQGLR from the coding sequence ATGTCTGCACCGCTGACCAAAGTCCTCATCGCCAACCGCGGCGAAATCGCCGTCCGCATCATCCGGGGCTGCCGCGAGATGGGCCTGAAGACGGTGGCCGTGTACTCCGAGTGCGATCGCACCAGTCAACACGTGCGCCATGCCGACCAGGCGTACGCGATCGGACCAAACCCGCCGCGCGAGAGTTACCTGTGCATCGACAAGATCATCGACGTCGCACGCAGTTCGGGGGCCGACGCCGTGCATCCTGGGTACGGATTCCTGGCGGAGAATCCGGATTTTGCCCGGGCCTGCCGCGATGCGGGACTGATCTTCATCGGCCCGACGCCAGAGGCCATTGATCTGATGGGGAGCAAGACCGCGGCGCGCGCGGTCGCGATCGCCGCCGGCGTGCCGGTCGTGCCCGGCACGAAGGAGCCGCTCGGACCCGAGGTGCCCGAGGCCGATGTGGCGCGAATCGCGGCCGAGGTCGGCTATCCCATCCTCATCAAGGCGGTGTCGGGCGGCGGCGGCAAGGGCATGCGCACGGTGACCGACCCGGCCGAACTGGCCAGCGCGTTGCGCGCCGCGCGATCAGAGGCGCTGTCGGCGTTTGGCGATCCGGCCGTCTACATCGAACGGCGTGTCATGCGGCCCCGCCACATCGAGATCCAGTTACTCGGTGACCACCACGGCACCGTCGTGCCGTTCGTGGAGCGGGAGTGCTCGATCCAGCGCCGCCATCAGAAAGTGGTCGAAGAGTCGCCGTCGCTCCAGGTGAATCCCGGGACACGGGCGTCGCTGGCGGCGGCGGCGGCCGCGGTCGCGCGACGCGTGGGCTACACGAATGCCGGGACGATCGAGTTTCTCCTGGATCAGAATGGCGAGTTCTTCTTCCTCGAGATGAACACGCGGTTGCAGGTCGAACACCCGATCACCGAACTGGTGACGCTGACCGATCTGGTGCACTGGCAGCTTCGCATTGCGCGCGGCGAGCGTCTCGACCTGGATCCTGAGCAGGCGTTGGTTCCCCACGGGCATGCGATTGAATGCCGCATCTACGCGGAGGATCCGGACCGCGACTTCCTGCCGTCGCCCGGACGGGTCACCGCCCTGCGCGTGCCGGCAGGGCCAGGCATCCGTCGTGACGACAGCGGGGCGGTGGCCGGGGCCGACGTGCCGGTCTACTACGACCCGCTCATCGCCAAGCTCTCGGCCTGGGCGGTCGATCGACCGACCGCCATCGCGAGGATGGCACGGGCGCTCGGCGAATACGACGTGCGCGGCATCAAGACCACGATTCCGTTCTTCCGGTGGTTGATGACCGATCCGGACTTTCAGGCCGGCCGGTTCGACACGACCTTCATTGATCATGCGCTCGCATGTCGCAACGGGCAGCCGTTTCAGGAGGTGCCTCCCGAAGACGAGCACCTCGCCATCGTGGCTGCAGCCGTGCATGCCATGACCCAGAAGATGTCGGCCGAAGCGCCCGCGGCATCTGCGGTGCAGGACAGCCACTGGAAGCGGCACGCCCGCGCGCAGGGGCTTCGCTGA
- a CDS encoding biotin/lipoyl-binding protein, whose translation MELQIDIGGRTRTVIVETKDGQYHVTSDGETWLADAAVVDGATYSLILPGTGYTSHEVGVAAAGPHGDLSVHLASGITTVRRLSGAGRFGGRGVQAAQAVGTQQVVAPMPGKVVRVLVKPGDQVKARQGLVVVEAMKMENELRSPKDGRIVDVFITEGTSVEAGRLLVVVE comes from the coding sequence ATGGAATTGCAGATCGACATCGGCGGCCGAACCCGCACCGTCATCGTCGAAACCAAAGACGGGCAGTATCACGTGACCAGTGACGGAGAGACGTGGCTGGCAGACGCGGCGGTTGTCGACGGGGCCACCTATTCGCTGATACTCCCGGGAACCGGCTACACCAGCCACGAGGTCGGTGTGGCAGCCGCGGGACCCCATGGCGATCTCAGCGTGCATCTGGCGAGCGGGATCACGACGGTGCGGCGGCTCAGTGGCGCGGGCCGGTTCGGCGGGCGCGGCGTTCAGGCGGCCCAGGCCGTCGGGACTCAGCAGGTCGTGGCGCCAATGCCCGGCAAAGTCGTACGGGTCCTGGTGAAGCCAGGCGACCAGGTCAAGGCCCGGCAGGGGCTGGTGGTGGTCGAGGCCATGAAAATGGAGAACGAGCTGCGCTCGCCGAAGGACGGTCGCATCGTCGACGTGTTCATAACCGAGGGGACTTCGGTCGAGGCCGGCCGCCTGCTCGTCGTCGTCGAGTAG
- a CDS encoding translocation/assembly module TamB yields MTLKDLARGVLRHSKRAAVLALALIAAGIVTSLSVELGPGLRKRAESAATNALRRPMHIGALSIRLFGGRFVVHDIVIEGLSPKDAPFFEAREIVVSMPLWSLLRRELVVESVEISDWRAAVETWPGDRNNLPRLKSDSPGSGSSPIRVSASYVHAYRGQFTFDDHRNWSTVARNLDITVMKLVGYRGTARSSGGVITIGRYEPMSAAMNTWFKVDGGKILLERIELNTSGAQTLCTGIVDVGHWPEMRFTVRSTIQMPRIREIFWAHDQFTLSGVMQFQGIFRLFKGGHEVAGNFWSAEAGVNRYRFPDIEGAVTWTPWRFEVTKARSRFYGGSMALTYLMSPLGGKTPGTVRLDATYEGVDLAEFSDAMEFDGLRLAGRATGRNLLEWPIGGYSLHTGFGDVTIEPPPRVTLRSRALPAVLPEPSFAHVYGDPFPPLGHVPFGGEIHYGFGPEWIDLAPSHLASSTTYVEFKGRTAYGQRSIIPFHVTSSDWQESDRLLVGIMTAFGSKTRPTEVGGVGTFDGVLLNAVSKPRIEGTMAGRRMRAWDVEWGTGQGHVTVENSYADVADAILRKGNAEMRIEGRFSLGFPRSDGGEEFNARVTADKWPLPDLRHAFDLDEYLLEGGLSGEFHLYGAYKEPFGFGRVDISSAEAYGEKLASATAAVRFEGTGVRFDGVEIRKGTGLIRAAAHITWGGTYSFNADGRQIPVETVDALSFPKTPLTGVLDFSAAGSGVFATIEFDVTGRIRDLYIGDEGIGQVNGKIGMRGDNVNFEFQAGSTRLAASMVGTVNRRSLSYPGDITLRVTDTSLDPYARLFAANLSPFAKAIVSGTVNISGTLGKLDGIVARATIDKIDLSLFDYPLRNNGVIDIGVDQNTVRIHQFKLTGDQTQLGITGTVDLGRGQVGVHAEGDANLGILQLFSGNIRGSGRVALTADVTGDIDHPQIGGSAILDNGRLRHMFLPHAIENLNGKITFADNSIRFDEVVAKVGGGNVKFAGRVVLRGLWPSQLDVTANGESMELRYPAGLRSLVDADLALRGSINDPLLSGTVTVRHASYTKRMDLAGGLELAVGGASPASGTSGGLGFPLRFDVKLLAKSSLEIDNNAARITSSADLTLRGTLDRPLVFGRAEVEHGDVFFEGRRYVVTRGTFDFVNPGKFDPYFDVEAETQARAPGQTYRVTLRVFGNLQRIDHELSSDPPLPELDILSLVFGDTRSTQDAELRALQSPNSAQQTLIGVSRATRLLASPISSNVQKVVEQTFGVDTFQISPMLVDPSQQSMHFSAGARLTIGKRISDRVYVTYSRSLSSTARDQIILLEYDQSDRLSWILTQNEDKTYALDVRVRRVFR; encoded by the coding sequence ATGACACTGAAGGACCTCGCCCGCGGCGTGCTGCGACACTCGAAGAGGGCCGCGGTGCTCGCGCTTGCTCTCATCGCCGCCGGCATCGTCACCAGCCTCAGTGTCGAGCTCGGGCCGGGGCTGCGCAAGCGGGCCGAATCGGCGGCCACCAACGCCCTGCGGCGACCGATGCACATCGGGGCGCTGTCGATTCGCCTGTTCGGCGGCCGGTTCGTCGTACACGACATCGTCATCGAGGGGCTCTCACCCAAGGACGCGCCGTTTTTCGAGGCGCGGGAAATCGTCGTGTCGATGCCGCTGTGGTCGCTCCTGCGCCGCGAGCTGGTGGTCGAAAGCGTCGAGATCTCGGACTGGCGGGCGGCGGTCGAGACCTGGCCGGGTGATCGCAACAACCTGCCGCGACTCAAGTCGGATTCGCCGGGGAGTGGCTCCAGTCCGATCCGCGTGTCCGCCAGTTACGTGCACGCCTATCGGGGCCAGTTCACCTTCGACGATCACCGGAACTGGAGTACGGTTGCGCGCAACCTCGACATCACGGTGATGAAGCTGGTGGGGTACCGCGGGACCGCGCGATCGTCGGGGGGCGTCATCACCATCGGCCGGTACGAGCCCATGTCGGCGGCGATGAACACGTGGTTCAAGGTCGACGGCGGCAAGATCCTGCTCGAGCGCATCGAACTGAACACGTCCGGGGCTCAGACGTTGTGCACCGGCATCGTCGACGTGGGCCACTGGCCCGAGATGCGTTTCACGGTGCGGTCGACGATCCAGATGCCGCGCATTCGGGAAATCTTCTGGGCGCACGATCAGTTCACGTTGTCAGGCGTGATGCAGTTCCAGGGGATCTTCCGCCTGTTCAAGGGTGGACACGAGGTGGCCGGCAACTTCTGGAGTGCCGAAGCGGGCGTGAATCGGTACCGCTTTCCCGATATCGAGGGGGCGGTAACCTGGACGCCGTGGCGGTTCGAGGTGACGAAAGCCCGTTCGCGCTTCTACGGCGGGTCCATGGCCCTGACGTACTTGATGAGTCCGCTTGGCGGAAAGACGCCTGGCACCGTCCGGCTCGATGCGACGTATGAAGGCGTCGACCTCGCGGAGTTTTCCGACGCCATGGAATTTGACGGGCTTCGGCTGGCCGGTCGCGCGACGGGCCGGAACCTGCTGGAGTGGCCGATCGGCGGGTATTCCCTTCATACCGGTTTCGGCGATGTGACCATTGAGCCGCCGCCCCGGGTGACGCTGCGGAGCCGGGCCCTTCCGGCCGTGTTGCCCGAGCCCTCGTTCGCCCATGTGTACGGGGATCCGTTTCCGCCGCTTGGCCATGTGCCGTTTGGCGGCGAGATCCACTATGGGTTTGGGCCGGAGTGGATCGATCTTGCGCCGAGCCACCTGGCAAGCAGTACGACCTACGTCGAGTTCAAGGGCCGGACTGCATACGGCCAGCGTTCGATCATCCCTTTCCATGTGACCAGTTCGGACTGGCAGGAGAGTGATCGCCTGCTGGTGGGCATCATGACGGCGTTTGGCTCGAAGACCAGACCGACTGAAGTCGGCGGGGTGGGGACATTTGACGGCGTTCTGCTGAATGCGGTGTCCAAGCCGCGGATCGAGGGCACGATGGCTGGCCGGCGGATGCGCGCCTGGGATGTCGAGTGGGGCACCGGCCAGGGCCACGTGACGGTTGAAAACTCCTATGCCGACGTGGCCGACGCGATTCTCCGCAAGGGCAACGCCGAGATGCGCATCGAGGGCCGCTTCTCGCTCGGATTCCCCCGTTCAGACGGTGGCGAGGAGTTCAATGCCCGGGTTACGGCCGACAAATGGCCGCTGCCGGACCTGCGTCATGCGTTCGACCTGGATGAGTATCTGCTGGAGGGAGGGCTCTCGGGCGAATTCCACCTGTATGGCGCGTACAAGGAGCCCTTCGGCTTCGGCCGCGTCGACATTTCGTCCGCCGAGGCGTACGGCGAAAAACTCGCCAGTGCCACCGCCGCGGTGCGCTTTGAAGGCACGGGCGTTCGATTCGACGGCGTCGAGATCCGGAAGGGGACCGGGCTGATTCGTGCCGCCGCGCACATCACCTGGGGCGGCACGTATTCGTTTAACGCGGATGGGCGCCAGATCCCCGTCGAGACAGTTGACGCGCTGAGTTTCCCGAAGACCCCGTTGACGGGCGTGCTCGACTTCTCGGCCGCCGGAAGCGGTGTGTTCGCCACCATCGAGTTCGACGTCACGGGCCGCATTCGCGATCTGTACATCGGGGACGAAGGGATCGGCCAAGTCAACGGCAAGATCGGCATGCGCGGGGACAACGTCAACTTCGAGTTCCAGGCAGGCTCGACCAGGCTCGCGGCGTCGATGGTCGGCACGGTGAACCGCCGAAGCTTGAGCTATCCGGGCGACATCACGCTGCGCGTGACCGATACGTCACTCGATCCCTATGCGCGGCTCTTTGCGGCGAACCTGTCGCCGTTTGCCAAGGCGATTGTCAGCGGCACCGTTAACATCAGCGGCACGCTCGGGAAACTCGACGGCATTGTCGCGCGGGCCACAATCGATAAAATCGACCTGAGCCTGTTCGACTACCCGCTCCGGAACAATGGCGTCATCGACATCGGTGTGGATCAGAATACGGTTCGGATCCACCAGTTCAAGCTGACGGGAGACCAGACACAACTCGGTATTACCGGGACCGTTGATCTCGGACGAGGCCAGGTCGGGGTCCACGCCGAGGGTGATGCCAATCTTGGCATCCTGCAGTTGTTCTCCGGGAACATCAGGGGATCGGGACGCGTCGCACTCACGGCCGATGTGACAGGAGACATCGATCACCCCCAGATCGGTGGCAGCGCGATTCTCGACAATGGGCGGCTTCGGCACATGTTCCTGCCGCACGCCATCGAGAACCTCAACGGCAAAATCACGTTCGCCGACAACAGCATCCGGTTTGACGAGGTCGTGGCGAAGGTCGGTGGGGGAAACGTGAAATTTGCCGGCCGCGTCGTGCTCCGTGGGCTGTGGCCATCCCAGTTGGATGTGACGGCAAACGGCGAATCGATGGAGTTACGATATCCGGCCGGCCTGCGGTCGCTGGTCGATGCCGACCTGGCGTTGCGCGGCAGCATCAACGACCCCCTGCTCAGCGGCACCGTCACGGTCCGTCATGCCTCGTATACGAAACGCATGGACCTTGCGGGCGGGCTGGAATTGGCCGTCGGTGGGGCGTCACCCGCGTCCGGGACATCCGGCGGGCTGGGGTTCCCACTGCGATTCGATGTCAAGTTGCTGGCCAAATCGTCGCTCGAGATCGACAACAACGCGGCGCGGATTACATCGAGCGCCGACTTGACGCTTCGCGGCACGCTCGATCGGCCGCTCGTCTTCGGCCGCGCCGAGGTCGAACATGGCGACGTGTTTTTTGAGGGCCGCCGCTACGTGGTGACGCGGGGCACGTTCGATTTCGTCAATCCCGGCAAGTTTGATCCGTACTTTGACGTCGAGGCCGAGACCCAGGCGCGGGCGCCAGGGCAGACCTACCGCGTCACGCTCAGGGTGTTCGGCAACCTGCAACGGATCGACCACGAACTGTCGTCGGATCCGCCGCTGCCCGAACTTGACATCCTGTCGCTGGTATTCGGCGATACGCGATCGACGCAGGATGCGGAACTACGGGCCCTGCAATCGCCGAATTCCGCTCAGCAGACGTTGATCGGCGTGTCGCGGGCGACCCGGTTGCTGGCGAGCCCGATTTCCTCGAACGTCCAGAAAGTCGTCGAGCAGACGTTCGGGGTGGATACGTTCCAGATTTCGCCGATGCTGGTGGATCCCTCCCAGCAGTCGATGCACTTCTCAGCCGGGGCGCGGCTGACGATTGGCAAACGCATCTCCGACCGTGTCTACGTGACGTACTCCCGCAGCCTGTCGTCGACCGCGCGCGACCAGATCATCCTGTTGGAATACGATCAGTCGGACCGGCTGTCGTGGATTCTCACCCAGAACGAAGACAAGACCTACGCGCTTGATGTGCGCGTGCGCCGGGTGTTCCGGTGA
- a CDS encoding BamA/TamA family outer membrane protein gives MARRLRWGSAFVLLLCVALASPASAQDVAQDVASWVGRPVSDLRIVSAGRIVQDEQLISLIEIHRGDLLSMKAVRDTIQHIMGLRRYIDVRVEATADGAGVRVDIVLLPLRDLRGIVFRGSLGLPESALRGLVADRFGATPPVGRSIDIARTLEEFYATEGYLQAAVRPVPLGDVEAGAGDLIFDVTAGSRARISTLEFRGSPAAVVDTLRKQLNLLEGSEYEPAALKRRLDAYAAALRRAGYFQARADSLPTINSNRDAVDVVIAVTRGLLVSLVFIGDELPPAVRADLVPIEREGSVEQDLLEDSEGRIKEYLTARGYRDASAPFTVSESNDRLKVEFNVKRGPLYRVAEDVVITGTEGVPESALKPLIRIVRGQPFVKEQLDADLAALKKAYLQRGYADVSIIANPIISGSDAGERAVTITVAINQGPLMTVRAISFAGRDQLPESALRAILTQREGMPYYQPTIDADRDRLETEYLNQGFRRAHVRVDPPPADGLADVHIRFVIQEGPRVIVDRILVVGNQRVSEATIRRELEIRSGEPLGDEKVRQSQRKLAALGLFRRVTISELQHGQEQLSDVLVTVEEAPAMTLGYGGGVEFQRVETNEFAPRGFFEIGRRNLWGKNRSVNFFSRVSFRRHGATDASNPLVPPVTITMTNLEYRVIGSYREPRFLNTRGDLQVSAVLEQGSRTSFRYKRRSARIDLGGRLASGWSLLGQYSFERNEIFDDRINAIDRPLIDRLFPQVRLSILSASTVRDTRDDGLDPGKGNLVSISGDLALRQIGSEVGLAKLFGQAFMYRQLPTSRRIVFAAGARLGLGTGFRRSVQVLDASGQPVLNSDGQPTYENVRDLPANERFFAGGDTTVRGFQLDRLGRPDTFDRDGVPIGGHAEVVLNSELRMAVWRDVGVAAFLDVGNVFSQVSDLNVTHLRTSAGFGLRYKSPVGPLRVDLGFKLGTLQSFGTYSESRLALHISIGQAF, from the coding sequence ATGGCGCGCCGCCTCAGATGGGGCTCAGCCTTCGTACTCCTGCTCTGCGTCGCGCTGGCGTCGCCGGCCTCCGCGCAGGATGTGGCGCAGGACGTGGCGTCATGGGTGGGCCGCCCCGTGTCCGATCTCCGCATCGTCTCGGCCGGCCGCATCGTTCAGGATGAACAGCTGATCAGCCTGATCGAGATTCATCGCGGCGATCTGCTCTCGATGAAGGCCGTCCGCGACACGATCCAGCACATCATGGGGCTGCGGCGGTACATCGACGTCCGGGTCGAGGCCACAGCCGATGGAGCCGGCGTGCGCGTGGATATCGTGCTGCTCCCGTTGCGCGACCTGCGAGGCATCGTCTTCCGGGGCTCGCTGGGCCTTCCAGAAAGCGCCTTGCGCGGTCTGGTCGCCGACAGGTTCGGTGCGACTCCGCCGGTCGGTCGCAGCATCGACATCGCACGAACGCTGGAGGAGTTCTACGCGACCGAGGGGTACCTGCAAGCGGCGGTGCGTCCGGTGCCCCTCGGTGATGTCGAGGCGGGCGCCGGAGATCTGATCTTCGATGTCACGGCAGGATCCAGGGCCCGGATCAGCACACTTGAATTCCGCGGGTCCCCGGCCGCTGTCGTGGACACGCTGCGCAAGCAACTGAATCTCCTGGAAGGATCCGAATACGAACCCGCCGCCTTGAAGCGCCGGCTCGACGCCTACGCCGCCGCCCTCCGGCGGGCAGGCTACTTCCAGGCCAGGGCCGACTCGCTCCCCACCATCAACAGCAACCGGGACGCGGTGGATGTGGTGATCGCCGTCACACGTGGCCTGCTCGTGTCGCTCGTGTTCATCGGCGACGAACTGCCGCCGGCCGTGCGCGCCGACCTGGTGCCGATCGAACGCGAAGGGTCGGTCGAACAGGATCTGCTCGAAGATTCGGAGGGGCGCATCAAGGAATACTTGACGGCCCGCGGGTACCGCGACGCGTCAGCACCGTTCACGGTGAGCGAGTCGAACGATCGGCTGAAAGTTGAATTCAACGTCAAGCGTGGGCCGCTGTATCGCGTGGCCGAGGACGTGGTGATCACGGGCACCGAAGGGGTGCCGGAGAGCGCGCTGAAGCCACTCATCAGGATCGTTCGGGGTCAGCCGTTTGTGAAGGAGCAACTCGATGCGGACCTGGCGGCTCTGAAGAAGGCGTACTTGCAGCGAGGGTATGCCGACGTCAGCATCATCGCCAATCCGATCATATCGGGATCGGATGCGGGCGAACGCGCCGTCACGATCACGGTCGCCATCAACCAAGGCCCGCTGATGACCGTGCGCGCGATCAGTTTTGCAGGACGCGACCAGTTGCCCGAGTCCGCCCTGCGCGCGATCCTGACTCAGCGCGAGGGCATGCCCTACTACCAGCCCACCATTGACGCGGACCGCGACCGTCTGGAAACCGAGTACCTCAATCAGGGTTTCAGACGGGCCCATGTGCGCGTCGATCCGCCGCCCGCCGATGGCCTTGCTGACGTCCACATCCGGTTTGTCATTCAGGAGGGGCCGAGAGTCATCGTCGATCGGATCCTCGTGGTTGGCAACCAACGGGTCAGCGAGGCGACGATCAGGCGGGAGCTTGAGATTCGGTCCGGCGAACCGCTCGGCGACGAGAAAGTCAGGCAGAGTCAGCGCAAGCTCGCGGCGCTCGGTCTGTTCCGGCGAGTCACGATTTCGGAATTGCAGCATGGACAGGAACAGCTGAGCGACGTGCTGGTGACGGTCGAGGAGGCGCCGGCCATGACGCTGGGCTATGGCGGTGGTGTCGAGTTTCAGAGAGTCGAAACCAACGAATTCGCGCCCCGCGGCTTCTTCGAGATCGGGCGCCGGAATCTGTGGGGCAAGAACCGATCGGTCAACTTCTTCAGCCGGGTGTCCTTCAGGCGGCATGGGGCGACCGACGCGAGCAACCCGTTGGTGCCCCCGGTCACCATCACGATGACCAATCTCGAGTACCGCGTCATCGGCTCGTACCGCGAACCGCGGTTCCTCAATACCCGCGGCGACCTGCAGGTCTCCGCCGTGCTGGAGCAGGGCAGTCGTACCAGTTTCCGGTACAAGCGCCGTTCGGCGCGTATCGATCTCGGTGGGCGCCTGGCGAGCGGCTGGAGCCTGCTCGGGCAGTACTCCTTCGAGCGCAACGAGATCTTCGACGATCGCATCAACGCGATCGACCGACCACTGATCGACCGCCTGTTCCCACAGGTGCGATTGTCGATCCTGTCGGCATCCACGGTCCGCGACACACGCGACGATGGGCTGGATCCCGGCAAGGGGAATCTGGTCAGCATCAGTGGGGACCTGGCGCTGCGGCAGATCGGATCCGAGGTGGGGCTTGCGAAACTGTTCGGCCAGGCGTTCATGTACCGGCAACTGCCGACCAGCCGGCGCATCGTCTTTGCCGCCGGGGCCCGGCTCGGATTGGGAACCGGTTTTCGCCGCAGTGTTCAGGTGCTCGACGCCAGCGGCCAACCCGTGCTCAACTCCGACGGCCAGCCGACGTACGAGAATGTGCGTGATCTGCCAGCCAACGAACGATTCTTCGCCGGCGGCGACACGACGGTGCGTGGGTTCCAGCTCGATCGGCTCGGTCGCCCCGATACGTTCGACCGGGACGGTGTGCCGATAGGCGGTCACGCGGAAGTCGTGCTGAACAGCGAATTGCGGATGGCGGTGTGGAGGGATGTGGGCGTGGCGGCGTTTCTCGACGTCGGCAACGTGTTCAGCCAGGTGTCCGACCTCAATGTGACGCACTTGCGCACCTCGGCCGGGTTCGGCCTCCGGTACAAATCGCCGGTAGGGCCTCTGCGTGTGGATCTGGGATTCAAGCTGGGCACGCTGCAGTCGTTTGGGACCTATTCAGAGAGCCGTCTGGCGCTGCACATCAGCATCGGCCAGGCGTTCTAG
- a CDS encoding glycosyltransferase family 39 protein, producing the protein MTEREWRESSDIKPSVLVLLVVVGIGFTLRLWNISTGVPFAVGIDEPAIMSTVVRILQSGDYNPHFFEYPTGVVYFQLGVAVVQFLTGAMRHAWNAVEQVGMADFYLWGRVATATLGAATIVLVHQVGMRWGARHALFAAGLFAVMPLHVREAHFALTDTPLVFCVTLTLLLSLRALEKPGTLTFVLAGAAAGLSAGVKYNGLYAAIMPLCAALMAGSTRKRAAIDVVLVVVSCVVAFFVTTPYAILDLPHFLNGFGTQTRAFVPRQPGGDSTALIYVQHLIANLGWPAFLLALYGLGLSTVRMFQGPGHVRFVLLVIFPLVFFNLITGWSFLFARYALPIVPFMCLWAAIATISGVSLLRRFDIPRVVRTTLIVGLTVAALLPPSVKSVRWVRDFGTKTTQSLAYEWIIHNVWYQSKMVSEARGLDLPPERYKFSTVKSLAGRDPAALLAEGTEWVVLSSDAWGGATESGGAPPMPAAYAGLAAAGTEVKVIEPTPANPGPVIRIRKLSH; encoded by the coding sequence GTGACCGAACGAGAGTGGCGAGAATCGTCTGACATCAAGCCGTCCGTGCTGGTCCTGCTGGTGGTGGTGGGCATCGGGTTCACGCTCCGGTTGTGGAACATCAGCACCGGCGTGCCGTTTGCGGTCGGCATCGACGAACCCGCAATCATGTCGACCGTGGTGCGCATCCTGCAGTCCGGCGACTACAATCCGCACTTCTTCGAATACCCGACTGGCGTCGTCTACTTCCAGCTCGGCGTCGCGGTCGTCCAGTTTCTGACGGGCGCGATGCGCCACGCCTGGAACGCCGTGGAACAGGTCGGTATGGCCGATTTCTACCTGTGGGGTCGAGTCGCCACGGCCACGCTGGGCGCTGCCACCATCGTTCTCGTGCACCAGGTCGGGATGCGCTGGGGGGCACGCCACGCGCTGTTCGCCGCGGGGCTCTTCGCGGTGATGCCGCTCCACGTGCGCGAAGCCCACTTTGCGCTGACCGATACGCCGCTCGTCTTCTGCGTCACGCTCACGTTGCTGCTGTCTCTGCGCGCGCTCGAGAAGCCCGGGACCCTCACCTTCGTCCTGGCCGGGGCCGCGGCCGGCCTCTCGGCTGGTGTGAAGTACAACGGCCTCTACGCGGCCATCATGCCGCTTTGTGCCGCGCTGATGGCCGGATCGACCAGAAAGCGCGCGGCCATCGACGTCGTGCTGGTGGTCGTGTCCTGTGTGGTCGCGTTTTTCGTGACGACGCCGTATGCCATTCTCGATCTGCCCCATTTCCTGAACGGGTTCGGTACGCAGACCCGGGCATTCGTGCCCAGGCAGCCTGGCGGCGATTCAACGGCCCTCATCTATGTCCAGCATCTGATCGCGAATCTCGGCTGGCCGGCCTTCCTGCTGGCACTCTACGGCCTGGGACTGAGCACGGTGCGCATGTTCCAGGGCCCGGGGCACGTGCGGTTTGTGTTGCTGGTGATCTTCCCCCTGGTCTTCTTCAACCTCATCACGGGTTGGAGTTTCCTGTTTGCGAGGTACGCGCTGCCGATCGTGCCGTTCATGTGCCTGTGGGCAGCCATCGCCACGATTTCCGGCGTCAGTCTGCTGCGCCGGTTCGACATTCCGCGGGTCGTTCGCACGACACTCATCGTGGGACTGACCGTCGCGGCGCTGCTGCCACCATCGGTGAAGTCGGTGCGGTGGGTTCGCGACTTTGGCACGAAGACGACGCAGTCGCTGGCCTACGAGTGGATTATCCACAACGTGTGGTACCAGTCGAAGATGGTGTCGGAAGCCCGGGGATTGGATCTGCCTCCCGAGCGCTACAAGTTCAGCACGGTCAAGTCGCTGGCGGGCCGCGACCCGGCCGCGCTCCTCGCAGAGGGCACCGAATGGGTCGTGCTGTCGTCGGATGCGTGGGGCGGCGCGACGGAATCCGGTGGGGCGCCGCCGATGCCCGCAGCCTATGCGGGGCTGGCGGCTGCCGGCACCGAGGTCAAGGTCATCGAGCCGACGCCCGCGAACCCCGGGCCCGTCATCCGCATTCGCAAGCTGTCTCACTAG